A genome region from Hippopotamus amphibius kiboko isolate mHipAmp2 chromosome 1, mHipAmp2.hap2, whole genome shotgun sequence includes the following:
- the LOC130846008 gene encoding late cornified envelope protein 1A-like: MSCQQNQQQCQCSPKCPPKCPVQKCPPKCPKCPPAPPCCDPSCGDCCSSGAGGCCLSHHRRRRSHRRRHHSPDCCSQPSGGCC; this comes from the coding sequence ATGTCCTGCCAGCAGAACCAGCAGCAGTGCCAGTGCTCCCCCAAGTGCCCCCCCAAGTGCCCTGTCCAGAAATGCCCCCCCAAGTGTCCCAagtgccccccagcccctccctgctgtGACCCCAGCTGTGGGGACTGCTGCagctctggggctgggggctgctgccTGAGCCACCACAGGCGCCGCAGGTCCCACCGCCGCAGACACCACAGCCCTGACTGCTGCAGCCAGCCCTCGGGGGGCTGCTGCTGA